In Silene latifolia isolate original U9 population chromosome X, ASM4854445v1, whole genome shotgun sequence, the following proteins share a genomic window:
- the LOC141621229 gene encoding uncharacterized protein LOC141621229, with the protein MVKKRPRTVNVQIVGDDITPIQNPRLPPDSLQAAENEASQPHVDYNSEGFFVDTTLEGENVEDYSQSVITKRRGPTMMSHIWNLPKNKRIKVDWNRYWQPVGGETSQLAHFIGTMARNPALLSLSYPSDWRLVPKVKKNELLQIVKSKYIIPNAEAAKYVLQSMGRKWSNFKAELKNDFYEPNHGNVSNVLNAKPGNIPQDQWISLVTYWSSAKGKERSVKNRRSRECQVMAHTAGSKSFACVIEEQTIDGVPPSRAHVFLETHKDRKSEHAPMDEKSKQAVEMINEKLNDMPNNKEVTNGAVAWDGDIYSQVINEIIGPERKGRVRGLGKGPSSLPSTTCNANNEGFDGDHTLCNEKIQLLECELKKVNDKCLKIQEDSIEVQRKTQEDIAMLKMALFSRDILSHST; encoded by the exons ATGGTGAAAAAACGACCTCGTACCGTGAATGTTCAAATTGTTGGTGATGATATTACACCTATTCAGAACCCACGACTACCACCCGACTCTCTTCAAGCTGCAGAAAATGAAGCTTCCCAGCCTCATGTCGACTATAATAGTGAAGGATTTTTTGTAGACACGACTCTTGAAGGTGAAAATGTTGAAG ATTATTCTCAATCTGTAATAACCAAGCGTAGGGGACCAACTATGATGTCCCATATCTGGAATTTACctaagaacaaaaggataaaggtaGATTGGAATAGATATTGGCAGCCAGTGGGGGGTGAAACTTCTCAGCTTGCTCATTTTATTGGTACAATGGCTCGGAACCCTGCCTTATTGTCTCTGAGTTATCCTTCTGATTGGAGACTAGTTCCAAAAGTGAAAAAGAACGAACTTCTTCAAATTGTGAAG TCAAAGTATATTATTCCAAATGCTGAAGCCGCAAAGTATGTGCTGCAATCAATGGGAAGAAAATGGAGTAATTTCAAGGCAGAACTCAAAAATGATTTCTACGAACCAAATCACGGAAATGTAAGCAATGTTTTGAATGCTAAACCTGGTAATATACCACAGGACCAATGGATTTCATTAGTTACTTATTGGAGTTCAGCAAAAGGGAAG GAACGCAGTGTTAAAAATAGACGTAGTCGTGAGTGCCAGGTTATGGCACATACTGCTGGATCAAAAAGTTTTGCGTGTGTGATTGAAGAACAG ACTATTGATGGAGTACCACCATCCCGAGCTCATGTGTTCTTGGAGACTCATAAGGACCGAAAGAGTGAGCATGCTCCAATGGATGAAAAATCAAAGCAAGCGGTG GAAATGATCAACGAGAAACTAAATGATATGCCAAACAATAAAGAGGTCACAAATGGAGCTGTTGCTTGGGATGGTGATATATATTCTCAGGTGATCAATGAAATTATCGGCCCCGAGAGAAAAGGTCGAGTTCGTGGCCTTGGTAAAGGCCCATCATCTCTTCCTTCTACGACTTGCAATGCTAACAATGAGGGATTTGATGGTGATCATACTCTATGTAACGAAAAAATCCAGCTTTTGGAGTGTGAGCTGAAGAAGGTAAATGATAAATGTCTCAAGATACAAGAGGACAGTATAGAAGTGCAAAGAAAAACACAAGAGGATATAGCCATGCTAAAGATGGccttatttagtagagatatccTTAGTCACAGTACATAG